In Myxococcus virescens, a single genomic region encodes these proteins:
- the gspN gene encoding type II secretion system protein GspN, whose product MSTDSKAARWKILLGYAAFAVVAFVVGLLVTFPYDAIRKRLVSEAAQAGLAVRIGSLRPGLAGITATNVRVSKPPQPLSADTVAALARGEGMLGAAELGEPLVLDSVALRPALFPPGIALRASVMGGTLSASVGLLGDTRVKVTAEGLQASGGNLPAFTGMDLDGELNAALSLTLPKSGAQPDLSQANGELTLDTRNMVIKSGKVAIPMGGGTAVPMDLPQIDLGALTGRIQFVKGLGTVESLRLKSNELEAVATGTLKLGKRLEYSEPGMDVNIKLDPEFQKRLGLVGAGVTILPPDKTDPSFRAARLGGFLNRPTFLPRR is encoded by the coding sequence ATGTCCACTGACTCCAAAGCCGCCCGCTGGAAGATTCTCCTCGGCTACGCCGCGTTCGCGGTGGTGGCCTTCGTCGTGGGCCTGCTCGTCACCTTCCCGTACGACGCCATCCGCAAGCGGCTGGTCAGCGAAGCGGCCCAGGCGGGGCTCGCGGTGCGCATCGGTTCGCTGCGGCCGGGCCTTGCGGGCATCACCGCCACCAACGTGCGCGTGAGCAAGCCGCCCCAGCCGCTGAGCGCGGACACGGTGGCGGCCCTCGCGCGGGGCGAAGGCATGCTGGGCGCCGCGGAGCTGGGCGAGCCACTGGTGCTGGACAGCGTGGCGCTGCGCCCCGCCCTCTTCCCGCCGGGCATCGCGCTGCGCGCCAGCGTCATGGGCGGCACGCTGAGCGCCTCCGTGGGCCTGCTGGGCGACACGCGCGTGAAGGTGACGGCGGAGGGGCTCCAGGCCTCCGGCGGCAACCTGCCGGCCTTCACCGGCATGGACCTGGACGGCGAGCTGAACGCGGCCCTGTCGCTGACGCTGCCCAAGAGCGGCGCGCAACCGGACCTGTCCCAGGCCAACGGCGAGCTGACGCTGGACACCCGGAACATGGTCATCAAGAGCGGCAAGGTGGCCATCCCCATGGGAGGTGGCACGGCGGTGCCCATGGACCTGCCGCAAATCGACCTGGGCGCCCTCACCGGGCGCATCCAGTTCGTCAAGGGACTGGGCACGGTGGAGTCGCTGCGCCTGAAGAGCAACGAGTTGGAGGCGGTGGCCACCGGCACGCTGAAGCTGGGCAAGCGGCTGGAGTACAGCGAGCCCGGCATGGATGTGAACATCAAGCTGGACCCGGAGTTCCAGAAGCGGCTGGGTCTGGTGGGCGCGGGCGTCACCATCCTCCCGCCGGACAAGACGGACCCCAGCTTCCGCGCCGCCCGGCTCGGCGGCTTCCTCAACCGGCCGACGTTCCTCCCGCGGCGCTGA